One region of Pseudoalteromonas sp. R3 genomic DNA includes:
- a CDS encoding TonB-dependent receptor, whose amino-acid sequence MKTQLRKTALSLAIAACVGASGAAYANDTASAVKGQITGPNGNPAVGTKITIIHTPSGSVKTTTVGENGSFSAKGLRVGGPYQIIVDSDSFEDTMVEDVYLSLGKTYPVTVQLQSKSQMEQIVVTGRPITMNSGGTGPATNFSLADLQEKPAINRDLKDIVRTDPRIFVDESNSGAIQCAGGNPRFNSLTVDGVRMNDNFGLNSNGYPTERMPFSFDTIAQVAVELAPFDVQYGGFTSCNINAVTKSGTNEIHGGVFADYTSDSLSGDKIEGKKQDLGDYDEKRYGFNVGMPLIEDTLFLFTSYEKLEGSQVFSYTPYANGKITLDEINEIIDISKSLYEYDPGTMVPSMPVEDEKILIKLDWNINEMHRASFVYNYNDGYSLSQSDSSSDRMSLSNHFYERGAELNSYVATVYSDWTDDFSSEVRVGYSKLDNRQNSLDAASGFGEMQIYTDDVTVYIGPDDSRQANKLKYDNLSLKLAGTYYLDAHEISFGYEMEELDVFNMFVQHNEGEHRFFGGIEDFRNGVARVYYGNASSHNPIDAAGEFKYALNTLYVQDKFDLEDYEISITAGLRYDWYTSDDVPAENKNFEGRYGFSNQQNLDGVSLLQPRLGFNWVYNDQLELRGGIGLYSGGNPNVWISNSYSNDGIRNIQINQKNMQLLGPDAVTFVDNGKAGYAIPKDLYDAVGSGTADASTNVTDPDFDIPSEWKYSLGATYVTEEDYVFTIDYLYTHKQNSAIVRNLALVRAGTAPDGRPIYSDDLHPRNSDFLLTNVKGQDAYSHILSFGMNKSFDNGIDLALSYAYTVSKDVHPMTSSVAFSNYHFFATANPEAPNLTTSNYEVPHRATLSLSYKHEFIDGYETKFNLFGQASVTNPYSYTFDNTGMFGFADTERDLLYVPNIEDNAVQYGADFDKAAFDAWVEREGLTRGEVLDRNSQDGEWWVTFDLKVEQEFAGFADGHKGSAFFTIKNLGNLLNDDWGVMETGSEMQNAVTARITEAGRYEFVKFNDPSGTDFEVRPSLWEIRVGVKYDF is encoded by the coding sequence ATGAAAACGCAACTACGCAAAACGGCTCTCTCACTTGCAATCGCTGCATGTGTCGGTGCAAGTGGCGCTGCTTATGCGAATGACACTGCTTCTGCGGTAAAAGGTCAAATCACCGGTCCAAATGGAAACCCGGCGGTTGGCACCAAAATCACCATCATTCATACGCCTTCAGGCTCTGTGAAAACAACAACTGTTGGTGAAAACGGTTCATTCTCAGCGAAAGGCCTGCGCGTTGGTGGTCCTTACCAGATTATCGTTGACTCTGATAGTTTCGAAGACACTATGGTAGAAGATGTGTACCTGAGTCTGGGTAAAACTTACCCTGTTACGGTTCAGCTACAGTCTAAAAGCCAAATGGAGCAAATCGTTGTAACTGGTCGTCCTATCACCATGAATTCTGGTGGCACTGGCCCGGCAACTAACTTCTCTTTGGCAGACCTTCAAGAAAAGCCAGCTATCAACCGCGATCTAAAAGATATCGTACGTACAGACCCTCGTATCTTTGTTGACGAGTCTAACTCAGGTGCAATCCAGTGTGCCGGTGGTAACCCTAGATTTAACAGTCTGACCGTAGATGGCGTTCGTATGAACGACAACTTTGGTTTGAACAGCAATGGTTACCCAACCGAGCGTATGCCATTCTCTTTTGATACTATTGCACAAGTAGCTGTTGAGTTAGCGCCATTTGACGTTCAATACGGCGGCTTTACTTCATGTAACATCAACGCAGTAACTAAGTCTGGTACCAATGAAATCCATGGCGGCGTTTTTGCTGATTACACCAGTGACTCACTTTCTGGTGATAAAATTGAAGGTAAAAAACAAGATCTAGGTGACTATGACGAGAAGCGCTATGGCTTCAACGTAGGTATGCCTCTGATTGAAGATACGCTTTTCCTTTTCACCAGCTACGAAAAGCTTGAAGGCTCACAAGTATTCTCTTACACACCTTACGCTAACGGAAAAATTACACTAGACGAAATTAATGAAATCATCGATATTTCAAAGTCTTTGTATGAGTACGATCCAGGTACTATGGTTCCGAGTATGCCTGTTGAAGATGAGAAAATCCTAATCAAACTGGATTGGAACATCAACGAAATGCACCGAGCTTCGTTCGTATACAACTACAACGACGGTTACTCTCTGAGCCAATCTGACTCAAGCTCAGACCGCATGTCTCTGTCTAACCACTTCTATGAGCGTGGTGCAGAATTAAACTCTTATGTTGCAACTGTATACTCTGACTGGACAGACGATTTCTCATCAGAAGTACGTGTTGGTTACTCTAAGCTTGATAACCGTCAGAACTCTCTGGACGCTGCATCTGGCTTCGGTGAAATGCAAATTTACACTGACGACGTAACGGTTTACATTGGCCCGGACGATTCACGTCAGGCTAACAAGTTAAAGTATGACAACCTTTCTCTTAAACTGGCTGGTACATATTACCTTGACGCACATGAGATAAGCTTCGGCTACGAAATGGAAGAGCTGGATGTCTTCAACATGTTCGTACAGCACAATGAAGGTGAGCATCGTTTCTTCGGTGGTATTGAAGACTTCCGTAATGGTGTAGCTCGCGTTTACTATGGTAACGCAAGTAGCCATAACCCAATAGACGCTGCAGGTGAGTTCAAGTACGCGCTTAACACCCTATATGTACAAGATAAATTTGATCTGGAAGATTACGAAATCTCAATCACAGCAGGTCTTCGTTATGATTGGTACACCAGTGATGATGTTCCTGCAGAAAACAAGAACTTCGAAGGTCGTTACGGCTTTTCTAACCAACAAAACCTTGACGGCGTATCACTACTTCAACCACGCTTAGGCTTCAACTGGGTTTACAACGACCAGTTAGAGCTGCGTGGTGGTATTGGCTTGTACTCAGGCGGTAACCCGAACGTTTGGATCTCTAACAGCTACTCTAACGACGGTATCCGTAACATCCAAATTAACCAAAAGAACATGCAGCTACTTGGTCCGGATGCGGTTACATTTGTTGATAACGGCAAAGCAGGCTATGCTATCCCTAAAGACCTATATGATGCCGTAGGCAGTGGTACCGCTGATGCAAGCACCAACGTAACAGATCCCGATTTTGATATCCCTTCTGAGTGGAAATACTCACTAGGTGCAACGTATGTTACAGAAGAAGACTACGTTTTCACCATTGATTACCTATACACGCACAAGCAGAACTCAGCTATCGTTCGCAACTTAGCCCTGGTTCGCGCTGGCACAGCACCAGATGGTCGTCCAATCTACTCTGACGATCTGCACCCAAGAAATTCAGATTTCTTGCTTACTAACGTAAAAGGACAAGACGCGTATTCTCATATCCTGTCGTTTGGTATGAATAAGTCATTCGACAACGGTATCGATTTGGCGCTGTCATATGCATACACTGTCTCTAAAGACGTGCACCCGATGACAAGCTCAGTAGCGTTCTCGAACTACCACTTCTTCGCTACGGCAAATCCAGAAGCACCTAACCTGACTACTTCAAACTATGAAGTGCCACACCGTGCAACTCTGTCACTGTCGTACAAGCATGAGTTTATCGACGGCTACGAGACTAAGTTTAACCTGTTCGGCCAGGCAAGCGTAACTAACCCTTACTCTTACACGTTCGATAACACAGGTATGTTCGGATTCGCAGATACAGAACGTGACCTATTGTACGTACCAAACATTGAAGACAATGCTGTTCAATATGGTGCTGACTTCGATAAAGCGGCGTTTGATGCTTGGGTTGAGCGTGAAGGCCTTACTCGTGGTGAAGTCCTTGACCGTAACTCTCAAGACGGTGAATGGTGGGTTACTTTTGACTTGAAAGTTGAGCAGGAATTTGCCGGCTTTGCAGATGGTCATAAAGGTTCTGCGTTCTTCACAATCAAAAACCTGGGTAACTTGTTGAACGACGACTGGGGCGTAATGGAAACGGGTAGTGAGATGCAAAACGCTGTTACTGCACGTATTACCGAGGCCGGTCGTTACGAGTTCGTTAAATTTAATGACCCAAGCGGTACTGATTTTGAAGTTCGTCCTTCACTTTGGGAAATCCGTGTAGGTGTTAAATACGACTTCTAA
- a CDS encoding S1/P1 nuclease, with product MLRASIQCLVFSTLIFSTSALSWGMNGHRVVGELAQQHLTPTTEKAVKALLAEDSLAEVSTWADEMRSSSETFWKKQSGKWHYINIKDPSRMTQYDDASVEHKHDVNHILDGINYSVSVLENTKSSKEDKQFALKFLVHLVGDAHQPFHAGRSEDRGGNLIKVTFFNEETNLHSVFDTKLIEHQALSYRELSDFIATRDKKKIAQMLNSRPADWLVESNQIAEKIYNSNETDISWAYIHRYTPVVKSRLLQGGIRLAGLLNQIFDKNSRPLETALKAGK from the coding sequence ATGTTACGAGCTTCTATTCAGTGTTTGGTGTTTTCTACTTTAATTTTCAGCACCAGCGCTTTGTCTTGGGGAATGAACGGCCATAGAGTTGTTGGTGAATTAGCTCAACAGCACCTTACCCCAACGACTGAAAAAGCGGTAAAAGCCCTGTTGGCGGAAGACTCTTTAGCCGAAGTCTCCACTTGGGCGGATGAAATGCGTTCTAGCTCAGAAACCTTTTGGAAAAAACAATCAGGCAAATGGCATTACATCAACATCAAAGACCCAAGCAGAATGACGCAATATGATGATGCGTCTGTTGAGCACAAGCATGATGTGAACCACATACTCGATGGCATCAACTACTCTGTTTCGGTGCTTGAAAATACTAAATCCTCTAAAGAAGACAAGCAATTTGCGCTAAAGTTCCTGGTTCACTTAGTCGGCGATGCACATCAGCCCTTCCATGCAGGTCGTAGTGAAGACCGCGGTGGCAATCTCATAAAAGTAACCTTCTTTAACGAAGAAACAAATCTACACTCCGTTTTTGATACTAAACTGATTGAGCATCAAGCGCTTTCTTACCGGGAATTGAGCGACTTTATTGCAACGCGCGATAAAAAGAAGATAGCGCAAATGCTCAATAGTCGCCCGGCAGATTGGTTGGTAGAGTCGAACCAAATAGCTGAAAAGATTTATAATAGCAATGAAACTGACATCAGCTGGGCGTATATTCATAGGTACACCCCAGTTGTAAAGTCTCGGCTTCTTCAAGGCGGGATTAGACTGGCTGGATTGCTAAATCAAATTTTTGACAAAAATTCAAGACCACTTGAAACTGCATTAAAAGCAGGCAAGTGA
- a CDS encoding PhnD/SsuA/transferrin family substrate-binding protein, translated as MKNNHSLSNKTTIVTVLFLSVWCCWLLASNLTGKPVGELPKLVESSVSCETRSTSNRAVFRVHVPVEQLARKLAPALCQDEVVAKQFGRVKIRYSGELAEQIDYIAKGLADLTLSKDNVMAALKAQSTYNYMPVVGYPTYTAFFISNREKPRLEKAYFLDKKIGLLDYPTSRSGHIIPKQMFKRLDLDMRVLDIQYVSSHQVLREKLSAGELDIIATYWQESDEDRFSANYITPIGENISGSRWYVKMDVDNTDLACSLQRQLQEVAKNNGSSYFDQLDLYWQCEELPVYFLGEKDES; from the coding sequence TTGAAAAATAATCACTCTCTAAGCAATAAAACAACTATTGTTACAGTTTTGTTTCTCTCTGTCTGGTGCTGTTGGTTACTTGCCAGTAACCTGACTGGCAAGCCGGTTGGTGAGTTACCAAAGCTGGTCGAAAGTAGTGTCTCTTGCGAGACACGTTCAACGAGTAACAGAGCCGTCTTTAGAGTACATGTACCGGTAGAACAACTGGCTCGAAAATTGGCGCCAGCTCTGTGTCAGGATGAAGTGGTAGCGAAGCAATTTGGTCGTGTAAAGATACGCTACAGCGGTGAACTGGCGGAGCAAATTGATTACATTGCTAAGGGGCTTGCTGATCTTACTTTATCAAAAGACAATGTGATGGCGGCTTTAAAGGCGCAGTCTACTTATAACTATATGCCGGTCGTTGGCTATCCTACCTATACGGCATTTTTTATTTCAAACCGAGAAAAGCCAAGATTAGAAAAAGCGTACTTTCTGGATAAGAAAATAGGCTTGCTGGATTACCCAACCAGCCGCTCAGGTCATATTATCCCAAAACAAATGTTTAAACGGCTCGATTTAGATATGCGTGTTTTGGATATCCAGTATGTAAGTTCCCATCAAGTGTTAAGAGAAAAGCTCTCAGCGGGTGAGTTAGACATTATAGCAACCTATTGGCAAGAAAGTGACGAGGACCGGTTCTCCGCAAACTACATAACGCCAATTGGTGAGAACATTAGCGGTAGCCGTTGGTACGTAAAAATGGATGTTGATAACACCGATTTGGCATGTTCTTTACAGCGTCAGCTGCAGGAAGTAGCCAAAAATAATGGTTCGAGCTATTTTGATCAGCTGGATCTGTATTGGCAGTGTGAAGAGCTACCTGTTTATTTTCTTGGAGAAAAAGATGAGTCGTAA
- the ushA gene encoding bifunctional UDP-sugar hydrolase/5'-nucleotidase UshA, with the protein MRLIIPSLLALSLTACYTTQQTSSDPTIDAVHYLTVLHTNDHHGRFWHNEDGEYGMAARKTLIDQLRAQAQAQGHSLVLLSGGDINTGVPESDLQHAEPDFKGMSLLGYDAMAIGNHEFDNPLDVLDKQIAWSNFPFLSANILHKHNGEHAYQPYTIIEKQGLKIAVIGLTTIDTVKIANPEFVGGLDFIEPAPITTQLSQRIRQQYNPDVTIAVTHMGHYHNAAYGINAPGDVTLARNVPAGTLDMIIGGHSQEPICIDENGEEDADFAPGKACKPDRQNGIWIMQAHEWGKYVGKAVFKISDNEKTLESYELIPVNLKDEKGQWAQNYIEHDPELKAFLAPYQKAGESKIAGAVGEVDAFLDGRRDTVRFRQSPLGDLVIKAQMAAVGADFGLISGGGIRASIKAGEVSYKDILTVHPFRNRITYIDWSGQELIDYMSVVSAFPPDSGAYLQYHGIEFDIQSGKLTNVKIQGKAVDPNKTYRMSINSYNAAGGDGYPVLTDLPGYTATDSTDAQVLRDFIERHSPIKRSTLSD; encoded by the coding sequence ATGCGCCTTATTATTCCTTCGCTGTTGGCACTATCTCTGACAGCTTGCTACACAACACAGCAAACCAGTTCTGATCCAACAATTGACGCAGTTCATTATCTTACTGTGCTTCATACCAATGATCACCATGGCCGTTTTTGGCATAATGAAGACGGTGAATATGGCATGGCTGCACGCAAAACTCTGATCGACCAATTAAGAGCACAGGCTCAAGCACAAGGTCATAGCCTGGTGTTGCTGTCTGGTGGTGACATAAACACGGGAGTCCCAGAATCGGATCTTCAGCATGCAGAACCTGATTTCAAGGGAATGAGCTTACTGGGTTATGATGCGATGGCAATCGGCAATCATGAATTTGATAATCCACTTGATGTTCTGGACAAACAAATTGCTTGGTCTAACTTTCCGTTTTTATCTGCCAATATATTACACAAACATAACGGTGAACATGCATATCAACCTTATACAATAATAGAAAAGCAGGGCCTGAAAATCGCGGTTATTGGTTTAACCACAATAGATACAGTAAAAATTGCCAACCCCGAGTTCGTTGGCGGCCTCGACTTTATCGAGCCAGCTCCCATTACAACTCAGCTATCACAACGTATTCGGCAACAGTATAATCCAGATGTAACAATCGCAGTAACGCATATGGGCCACTATCATAACGCAGCCTATGGTATCAATGCACCGGGAGATGTGACGCTCGCTCGTAATGTACCTGCCGGTACTCTGGATATGATCATAGGCGGTCATTCACAGGAACCGATTTGTATAGATGAAAATGGCGAAGAAGATGCTGACTTTGCTCCAGGCAAAGCATGTAAGCCGGATCGGCAAAACGGCATTTGGATAATGCAGGCTCATGAATGGGGCAAGTATGTGGGCAAAGCGGTTTTCAAAATATCTGACAATGAGAAAACGCTTGAAAGCTATGAATTAATCCCTGTAAATCTTAAAGATGAAAAAGGCCAGTGGGCGCAGAATTACATAGAGCATGACCCCGAGTTAAAAGCATTTTTAGCCCCTTATCAAAAGGCCGGTGAAAGCAAAATTGCGGGCGCCGTTGGGGAAGTCGATGCATTTCTAGATGGCCGCAGAGACACAGTTCGTTTCAGACAAAGCCCCCTTGGCGATTTGGTTATTAAAGCACAAATGGCAGCTGTAGGTGCAGATTTCGGCCTTATCAGCGGTGGTGGAATAAGGGCCAGTATAAAAGCCGGCGAAGTCAGCTACAAAGATATTTTAACAGTACATCCATTTCGAAACCGAATCACCTACATAGACTGGAGTGGTCAAGAGTTGATCGACTATATGTCGGTTGTTAGCGCATTTCCGCCAGACTCCGGTGCCTATTTGCAATATCATGGTATCGAGTTCGATATACAAAGTGGCAAGCTGACAAATGTTAAGATACAAGGTAAGGCCGTTGACCCAAACAAAACGTACCGAATGAGCATTAACAGCTACAACGCTGCCGGAGGAGACGGTTACCCTGTGTTGACTGACTTACCTGGATATACAGCTACCGATAGTACAGATGCACAAGTTTTGAGAGACTTTATTGAACGTCACTCTCCAATTAAACGCTCAACATTATCAGACTAA
- a CDS encoding insulinase family protein, which translates to MKKTMVVASIAFALLSGCVSTYRAAGEAAVPMAKSLVVSPNDQREYQTLTLPNGIEVILVSDPEVEKSAAALSVGVGLLHDPMSQQGMAHYLEHMLFLGTERYPDTQGYKDFMSRNGGTHNAYTWLDITNYMFKVNNQAYDEALDRFSDFFKSPKLYPEYTDKEKNAVNAEWSMRREMDFFGQYKLSRSMMGAHPANRFLIGNNETLGDKPDSKLHEETVAFYNKYYSSNIMKLAMISNLPLPEMAEKARRHFATIKNKQIQEPRVDTQLDFAEFGQKRIHYVPNEDVKTLKLDFTISNNMNEFAFKPNYFVTYLLSNEMQGSPAQVLKSKGWISELTANAVPDLYGNYGSLSVDIQLTDLGMNHREQAVAIVMQYIQLIKEQGIDRKYFKEIKTSLANQFRFLERGDEFDYVSGLADSMQKFPVNHAIDAPYFFADFNEQAVTEVLEQLNAQRLRVWYISKSEPQDQQLHFYDGRYKVVDIPDQELASWQASINPELELPSINRLLPEHFDIVTQSEQSDTVNKVYQDNTVAVWHKASEKYSAQPKGRLQIHINSPKTLESAQVQVAAALWADLYSIEKAKLLTEASVAGMGLRLGVNSGLILTISGFTDKQGALLSQALDGLKVQPNQKQLEQAIDRYIRNIQNQSQQFPFYQAFGRYQALVRSGNFDESVLIDIAGNMTRDDFSTAQNELLNHHTVRIFGYGNYNKAFLANVVEVVKGTLNKPAEHNDYVRAKFLQPEAGKALVWQQDTDTADVAIVDMFVHPTPGYAQKAAALVLKSHLNSHLFNSLRTEEQLAYAVGAIAQGIDEYSAIGFYIQTPVLDVQAMQVRFDLYKQEYAKALSELDEGTFNQLKEAALLSLSEVPKNLAEESQPILIDWYRNNLAFDSRAKLIEATKQVTLTDLRSYFAQSMLNEGAARLNIQIRGKKFADKPFATVPNEVKVNSMDELYKKVRFE; encoded by the coding sequence ATGAAAAAAACAATGGTAGTCGCCAGCATTGCGTTCGCTTTGTTATCAGGGTGTGTGTCAACTTATCGTGCAGCAGGAGAAGCTGCTGTACCCATGGCAAAATCGCTCGTCGTTAGCCCGAATGATCAAAGAGAGTATCAGACACTTACTTTGCCTAATGGGATCGAAGTAATCCTGGTATCAGACCCTGAAGTGGAAAAGTCGGCTGCAGCATTGAGCGTGGGTGTTGGGCTACTTCATGATCCTATGTCGCAACAAGGGATGGCTCATTATCTCGAACATATGCTGTTTTTGGGAACCGAGCGGTACCCTGATACACAAGGATATAAAGACTTTATGAGCCGCAACGGCGGCACACACAATGCTTATACCTGGTTAGACATCACTAATTATATGTTCAAGGTCAATAATCAGGCCTATGATGAAGCGCTCGACAGATTTTCCGACTTTTTCAAATCACCAAAGCTCTATCCTGAGTATACAGATAAAGAGAAAAATGCAGTAAATGCAGAGTGGTCTATGCGCAGGGAGATGGATTTCTTCGGTCAGTATAAATTGTCGCGAAGCATGATGGGTGCACATCCTGCAAATCGTTTTTTGATTGGTAACAACGAAACATTGGGTGACAAACCAGATAGTAAACTACATGAAGAAACTGTTGCTTTTTATAATAAATATTATTCATCGAATATCATGAAATTGGCGATGATCTCCAATTTACCTTTGCCCGAGATGGCAGAAAAAGCACGCAGACACTTTGCAACGATTAAAAACAAACAAATTCAAGAGCCACGCGTAGATACACAGCTAGACTTTGCCGAATTTGGACAAAAACGTATTCATTATGTTCCCAATGAAGACGTGAAAACATTGAAGCTGGATTTTACAATTTCCAATAACATGAATGAGTTTGCGTTCAAGCCCAACTACTTTGTAACCTACTTGCTGAGTAATGAAATGCAGGGGAGTCCCGCGCAGGTGCTAAAAAGCAAGGGCTGGATTTCTGAGCTGACAGCTAATGCGGTACCCGATCTGTATGGCAACTATGGCTCTTTATCTGTTGATATCCAGCTGACAGACCTCGGTATGAACCACCGGGAGCAAGCGGTTGCAATAGTCATGCAGTATATCCAGCTTATCAAGGAACAAGGCATAGACCGCAAGTATTTCAAAGAGATCAAGACATCACTTGCTAACCAATTCAGGTTCTTAGAGCGTGGCGATGAGTTTGATTATGTGTCTGGTCTTGCAGACAGTATGCAAAAATTCCCTGTGAACCATGCGATTGATGCCCCTTACTTTTTTGCGGATTTCAACGAGCAGGCGGTTACAGAAGTGCTGGAACAGCTAAATGCACAGCGGCTCCGAGTTTGGTACATCAGTAAAAGTGAGCCACAAGACCAGCAACTGCACTTTTATGATGGCCGCTATAAGGTCGTTGACATTCCCGATCAAGAGCTAGCATCTTGGCAGGCAAGCATAAACCCTGAACTTGAGTTACCAAGCATAAACCGTTTGCTTCCCGAGCACTTTGATATTGTGACTCAATCAGAACAAAGTGACACAGTGAACAAGGTTTATCAGGACAATACAGTCGCTGTATGGCACAAAGCCAGCGAAAAATACAGCGCCCAGCCAAAAGGGCGCCTACAGATACATATTAACTCCCCTAAAACGCTAGAAAGCGCACAGGTTCAGGTTGCTGCCGCTTTGTGGGCGGATTTATATTCGATTGAAAAGGCAAAGTTGCTGACGGAAGCGTCGGTTGCTGGTATGGGGCTCAGGCTTGGCGTAAATAGCGGATTAATTCTGACTATATCAGGGTTTACAGATAAACAAGGCGCCTTGCTATCCCAGGCACTTGATGGTTTGAAAGTACAGCCAAACCAAAAACAGTTAGAGCAGGCTATTGACAGGTATATCCGGAATATTCAAAACCAAAGCCAGCAATTCCCGTTTTATCAGGCATTTGGCCGTTATCAGGCCTTAGTGCGTTCTGGAAACTTTGACGAAAGTGTACTAATTGATATTGCAGGAAACATGACCAGAGATGATTTCTCAACGGCGCAAAATGAACTACTTAATCATCACACAGTGCGGATATTTGGGTATGGCAACTACAATAAAGCGTTTCTGGCAAATGTGGTTGAGGTGGTTAAGGGCACCCTTAACAAGCCAGCAGAGCACAATGATTATGTGAGAGCAAAATTCCTGCAACCGGAAGCTGGTAAAGCCCTGGTCTGGCAGCAGGATACTGACACAGCAGATGTTGCCATTGTAGATATGTTCGTGCATCCCACCCCCGGTTATGCGCAAAAAGCCGCTGCACTGGTACTAAAGTCACACCTGAATAGTCACCTTTTCAATTCGCTACGAACTGAAGAACAGTTGGCTTATGCAGTTGGGGCGATTGCACAGGGAATTGATGAATACTCCGCGATCGGATTCTACATTCAGACACCTGTGCTAGATGTACAAGCCATGCAGGTTCGATTTGATCTGTACAAACAGGAATATGCAAAAGCATTGAGTGAGCTTGACGAAGGGACGTTTAATCAGCTCAAAGAGGCGGCGTTACTTTCTCTGTCAGAAGTGCCCAAGAACCTTGCTGAGGAGTCGCAGCCAATCCTTATAGATTGGTATCGCAACAACCTGGCTTTTGACTCGAGAGCCAAATTAATCGAAGCAACTAAACAGGTCACCCTAACAGACCTTAGGTCATACTTTGCACAGAGTATGCTCAATGAAGGAGCTGCAAGATTGAACATTCAGATCCGAGGTAAGAAGTTTGCCGATAAACCTTTTGCAACTGTGCCTAATGAAGTAAAAGTTAACTCAATGGATGAGCTTTATAAAAAAGTACGATTTGAATAA
- a CDS encoding GNAT family N-acetyltransferase: protein MAEILTQTERLILRRASLSDTELIFELLNQKSFIENVADKQIRTLDDAKKYIESAFFTPYDLAAPSPYIVTLLDGTAIGICGLYQRPYLAFPDLGYAFLDRHCGKGYAFEAAEALLTFVRDCGKYNALGAITTPENSASNKLLKKLNFLLVGTFQLVADMEKTNLYINQLNK from the coding sequence ATGGCGGAAATCTTAACTCAAACTGAGCGCTTGATACTGCGTCGAGCCAGTCTTAGTGATACTGAGTTGATCTTTGAGCTGCTCAACCAAAAGAGTTTTATCGAGAATGTTGCGGATAAACAAATAAGAACATTGGATGATGCGAAAAAATATATAGAAAGCGCATTCTTCACACCGTATGATTTGGCGGCGCCTAGCCCCTATATTGTTACATTGCTTGACGGGACCGCCATTGGGATTTGTGGGCTCTATCAGCGACCTTATCTTGCTTTTCCCGACCTAGGTTATGCATTTTTGGATAGGCATTGTGGCAAAGGTTATGCGTTTGAAGCAGCTGAGGCTTTACTTACGTTTGTTCGCGATTGCGGTAAATATAACGCATTAGGAGCGATTACAACACCAGAGAATAGTGCAAGTAATAAACTTTTGAAAAAGTTGAATTTTCTTTTAGTTGGCACATTTCAACTGGTGGCAGACATGGAAAAAACCAACTTATACATAAATCAGCTTAATAAGTAG
- a CDS encoding ABC-type transport auxiliary lipoprotein family protein: protein MRGVIALIAVLMTGCTGSSPAQYHYYRFSIPQVAAEANSTEQIRVYLDQINIIGVADQQALVQYTGEHTVHIASYHYWAEHPKLLLTKETLRYLNGSGLTPVLSVNASELKQGKYRVLIEVTDLAGHYQHGAILRGSWHLYHMSAKGADLVDVHQFDYTAPLVEDGFNALITAHQTNWQHLMKHLKSEIAQVNSKTSTY, encoded by the coding sequence ATGAGAGGCGTCATCGCATTAATAGCTGTACTGATGACGGGCTGTACGGGCTCCTCTCCTGCTCAGTATCACTATTACCGGTTTAGCATCCCTCAAGTCGCAGCAGAGGCTAACAGCACTGAACAAATCAGAGTATATTTAGATCAGATTAATATAATCGGAGTTGCTGACCAGCAAGCACTTGTTCAGTATACCGGCGAACATACAGTTCATATCGCCAGTTACCATTACTGGGCTGAGCACCCTAAATTATTGCTTACTAAAGAAACGCTCCGTTATTTGAATGGCTCCGGCCTTACCCCAGTCCTTTCAGTTAATGCAAGTGAATTGAAACAAGGCAAATACAGGGTATTGATTGAAGTGACAGACTTAGCTGGACATTACCAACATGGTGCGATACTGCGAGGTAGCTGGCATCTATACCACATGTCAGCTAAGGGAGCAGATTTGGTGGATGTACATCAGTTTGACTATACAGCTCCTCTTGTTGAGGACGGGTTTAATGCACTGATCACCGCCCACCAAACAAATTGGCAACACCTGATGAAACACTTGAAGTCAGAAATTGCCCAGGTCAACAGTAAAACCTCTACTTATTAA